A single region of the Opitutus sp. genome encodes:
- a CDS encoding outer membrane beta-barrel protein translates to MKTHLIACLLIPSLLPCAYAAVPAVAKAPSPVEVAFTGSLGYDNNVYLVDQGTLGRVDSVVSTVGAKMGTQFGCGASASYAATGARFWNASDEDNVKHQLAAGYKHSFDALSVTAATEFAQIQGEDQGSVYGTMPGKSSFTTVAPRERRDQLQNKTDLAVRYDLGQNFVRGVGKLQYWDMQTHVLSGAENYRDRYDLNGGADFGRAFAKGGPDYYLGYRRGYCYQDTDAAPATVNHATNPYTRFLAGVDGKVTPNLKLAAQLGWTVHEYTSSYLGADKSIEGLYQDVTATWKAAANDELQLKTSMGRVVSSTGCASVLASAYQLGWKHDFSKQWTATLTGRLCKNNYDGSSTDRNDVLYTAIAGLTWNSSATLAWTLSVTQEFAKNIRTNVTETFSDQAAFERTFVSAAITWKL, encoded by the coding sequence ATGAAAACCCATCTCATTGCCTGCCTCCTGATCCCGAGTCTGCTGCCCTGCGCTTATGCCGCAGTACCCGCTGTGGCTAAAGCGCCCTCGCCCGTCGAGGTCGCCTTCACCGGCTCGCTCGGATACGACAACAACGTGTACCTGGTCGACCAAGGCACACTTGGCCGCGTCGACTCGGTCGTCTCCACCGTGGGTGCCAAGATGGGGACCCAGTTTGGCTGCGGAGCGTCCGCCAGCTACGCCGCCACCGGCGCCCGATTCTGGAACGCCAGCGACGAGGACAACGTGAAGCACCAGCTCGCCGCGGGTTATAAGCACAGCTTCGATGCGCTCAGCGTGACTGCCGCCACCGAATTCGCCCAGATCCAAGGCGAGGATCAGGGCAGCGTTTACGGGACTATGCCCGGCAAAAGCAGTTTCACCACCGTCGCCCCGCGTGAACGCCGCGACCAGTTGCAGAACAAAACCGACCTGGCCGTGCGCTACGACCTCGGCCAAAACTTCGTGCGCGGCGTGGGCAAACTCCAGTACTGGGACATGCAAACCCACGTCTTGAGCGGGGCCGAAAACTACCGCGACCGCTACGACCTCAACGGTGGCGCCGACTTCGGCCGGGCATTCGCGAAGGGCGGCCCCGATTACTACCTCGGTTACCGCCGCGGCTATTGTTACCAAGACACGGACGCCGCCCCGGCCACAGTCAACCACGCTACCAACCCGTACACCCGGTTCCTCGCTGGTGTGGACGGCAAAGTCACCCCCAACCTCAAACTGGCCGCCCAGCTCGGGTGGACCGTCCATGAGTATACCTCCTCCTATCTCGGCGCCGACAAGAGCATCGAGGGGCTTTACCAGGACGTCACCGCCACCTGGAAGGCCGCCGCCAACGACGAGCTCCAGCTCAAGACCAGCATGGGCCGCGTAGTCTCCTCCACGGGCTGCGCGAGTGTACTCGCCTCCGCCTACCAGCTCGGATGGAAACACGACTTCAGCAAACAGTGGACCGCCACGCTGACCGGCCGCCTGTGCAAGAATAACTACGATGGCAGCTCTACCGATCGCAACGACGTGCTTTACACCGCCATCGCCGGCCTCACTTGGAACTCCAGTGCCACGCTCGCCTGGACGCTCTCAGTGACCCAGGAATTCGCCAAAAACATCCGCACCAACGTGACTGAAACCTTCAGCGACCAGGCCGCCTTTGAGCGCACCTTCGTTTCCGCCGCAATCACCTGGAAGCTGTAA
- a CDS encoding VOC family protein, protein MFPTGLHHLTAIASDPQANVDFYAGLLGLRLVKRTVNFDDPGAYHLYYGDETGTPGSIVTFFYWPGYEARGRLGSGQSTALVFSIPAASLDFWQVRLQRHGVAATRRSRFGEDLVAFVDPDGIPVELVAVAADARAGWLGHPDIPAAQALRGLHTAEVTVRVAAPTEALLTGPMGYQRVSREGNRSRFVAASAAGSGGVSGQFIDVIADPAAAPGSGGAGTVHHLAWSVPDDAAELGMQKRLQQAGYAVSDVRDRTYFHSIYYREPGGVLFEIATATPGFAMDEPVASLGSTLKGPLERSRREIERHLPALAPARRYA, encoded by the coding sequence ATGTTTCCCACCGGCCTACACCACCTCACCGCCATTGCCAGCGACCCGCAGGCCAACGTGGATTTTTACGCCGGCCTGCTCGGGTTGCGGCTGGTCAAACGCACGGTCAACTTCGACGACCCCGGCGCCTACCACCTTTACTACGGCGACGAAACCGGCACGCCGGGCAGCATCGTTACGTTTTTCTACTGGCCCGGCTATGAGGCCCGTGGCCGCCTCGGCTCGGGTCAGTCGACCGCCCTCGTTTTTTCAATACCGGCCGCTTCTCTGGATTTCTGGCAGGTGCGCCTTCAACGCCACGGGGTTGCCGCAACCCGCCGCAGTCGTTTTGGCGAAGACCTCGTCGCCTTCGTCGATCCTGATGGCATTCCCGTCGAACTGGTCGCGGTGGCGGCCGACGCCCGCGCGGGTTGGTTGGGGCATCCCGACATCCCCGCCGCCCAAGCCTTGCGCGGCCTGCACACCGCCGAGGTGACGGTGCGCGTTGCCGCACCGACGGAAGCGTTGCTCACGGGGCCGATGGGCTACCAGCGCGTCTCCCGTGAAGGTAATCGCTCCCGCTTCGTCGCGGCGTCTGCAGCCGGCTCGGGCGGTGTGTCAGGGCAGTTTATCGACGTGATCGCCGATCCCGCTGCCGCTCCCGGTAGCGGCGGGGCGGGCACGGTTCATCACCTGGCCTGGAGCGTACCTGATGACGCCGCAGAACTCGGCATGCAGAAGCGATTGCAGCAGGCCGGTTATGCGGTGTCGGACGTGCGTGACCGGACCTATTTTCACTCGATTTATTACCGTGAGCCCGGCGGCGTGCTCTTTGAAATCGCCACGGCGACGCCCGGTTTTGCGATGGATGAACCGGTGGCGAGCCTCGGCAGCACGCTCAAGGGCCCATTGGAACGCTCGCGCCGCGAGATTGAGCGCCACCTGCCCGCGCTCGCCCCCGCACGCCGCTACGCGTAA
- a CDS encoding YceI family protein: MRFNSSLASALRLPVVFAACALLTTAAAHAAPQTFDFKDPKGVNNIQFNLDAPLEAITGTANGVSGSVSFDPAAPATTTGRIVLEAKSLTVGNSMMLDHLQGAKWLDVAQYPTIVFEASKLSNVRTQGAQILADLTGKLTLKGITKELTVPVTFTYLADKLGARLNDEKIKGDLLVLRSTFAINRSEFNIMAGQATEKVSESIQLSLAIAGAAPRK; the protein is encoded by the coding sequence ATGCGTTTTAACTCCTCCCTCGCCTCCGCCCTTCGTCTGCCAGTCGTGTTTGCCGCGTGCGCGCTGCTAACCACCGCCGCCGCCCACGCCGCGCCCCAAACCTTCGACTTCAAAGACCCGAAGGGCGTGAACAACATCCAGTTCAACCTCGATGCTCCGCTCGAAGCCATCACCGGCACCGCCAACGGGGTGAGCGGCAGCGTCAGTTTTGATCCCGCCGCGCCCGCCACCACCACCGGCCGCATCGTGCTCGAAGCCAAGTCCCTTACCGTGGGCAACTCGATGATGCTCGACCACCTTCAGGGCGCTAAGTGGCTCGATGTGGCTCAGTACCCGACCATCGTTTTCGAGGCCTCCAAGCTCTCCAACGTCCGCACTCAGGGCGCGCAGATCCTCGCCGACCTCACCGGCAAACTCACGCTCAAGGGTATCACCAAGGAGCTGACTGTGCCGGTCACGTTCACCTACCTGGCGGACAAACTCGGTGCCCGCCTCAACGACGAGAAGATTAAGGGCGACCTGCTGGTGCTGCGCTCCACCTTCGCGATCAACCGCAGCGAGTTCAACATCATGGCCGGGCAGGCCACCGAAAAGGTGTCCGAGAGCATTCAGCTTTCCCTGGCAATCGCCGGCGCCGCGCCGCGCAAGTGA
- a CDS encoding LysR family transcriptional regulator encodes MRFSHSLGSNVNLTLLRSFFTIVEHGSLSQAAERLHVSQSTLSRQMQALEQEIGGPLLERGPGGVALSATGHALFDGMQPVLTAFDTVLGEVRRRARGQSEELRIGYLLSAASDYLNPALVALRKAHPEVKVRMLDLSPGEQIAALRKGDIDVGLIGQESGLQSKEFYVRTLAVLPVVVALPADHKLAAAESVKLGELRQEVFVGAHDRDLPGHNPWVARLCKRAGFRARFVQDADSLTHALAMVVTEGAVLLLPDYAAQRPVPGVVFRPLSDTGAKWQLMVAWLRGKTSAPVKVLLATLPAAKRRG; translated from the coding sequence ATGCGTTTTTCGCATAGCTTGGGCAGCAACGTGAACCTGACCCTCCTGCGCTCGTTTTTCACCATCGTCGAACACGGCAGCCTCAGCCAGGCGGCCGAACGCCTGCACGTCTCCCAATCGACGCTCAGCCGCCAGATGCAGGCGCTGGAGCAAGAGATCGGAGGGCCCCTGCTGGAACGCGGGCCGGGCGGGGTCGCGCTCAGTGCCACCGGGCATGCGCTCTTTGACGGCATGCAACCGGTTCTAACCGCCTTTGACACCGTGCTGGGCGAGGTGCGCCGGCGAGCGCGGGGGCAAAGCGAGGAGTTGCGCATCGGTTATCTGCTTTCGGCGGCCTCCGATTACCTCAACCCCGCACTGGTCGCACTGCGCAAGGCCCACCCCGAGGTGAAGGTGCGCATGCTGGACCTTTCGCCGGGCGAACAGATCGCGGCCTTGCGCAAGGGCGATATCGACGTGGGCCTGATCGGCCAGGAAAGCGGCCTGCAATCCAAGGAGTTTTACGTGCGAACGCTCGCGGTGCTGCCGGTGGTGGTAGCGCTGCCCGCCGACCATAAGCTGGCTGCCGCGGAGAGCGTAAAACTGGGGGAGTTGCGCCAGGAGGTGTTTGTGGGCGCGCACGACCGCGATCTGCCCGGACACAACCCGTGGGTCGCCCGGTTGTGCAAACGCGCGGGGTTTCGGGCGCGCTTCGTGCAGGATGCCGACAGCCTGACGCACGCCCTGGCCATGGTAGTGACCGAGGGCGCGGTGCTGCTGCTGCCCGATTACGCTGCCCAACGCCCGGTGCCTGGAGTGGTGTTTCGCCCGCTCAGCGACACGGGCGCGAAATGGCAGCTCATGGTGGCGTGGCTACGCGGAAAAACCTCCGCCCCCGTCAAGGTGTTGCTCGCCACCCTGCCCGCCGCAAAACGCCGCGGCTAG
- a CDS encoding chemotaxis protein CheX: MSDRAPLTPELLDRAVRQAFDHVFPILVKTKANFIDSAPQIDASILGDGGLVMGCVGFLGDIDGFIHLRFSDAFSQVVAGLILGMTPDEIKAEGFELVKDSLGELTNMSVGNFKNGLCDLGYPCKLTLPTIVRGSHLVVPTAKGATRRVYHFEIAGHPLLADLQLKVD; this comes from the coding sequence ATGTCTGATCGCGCTCCCCTCACCCCAGAACTCCTCGATCGGGCCGTTCGGCAGGCGTTTGACCACGTGTTCCCCATTCTCGTCAAAACCAAGGCCAACTTCATCGACAGCGCCCCGCAAATCGACGCCAGCATTTTGGGTGATGGCGGACTGGTGATGGGTTGCGTGGGCTTTCTCGGTGATATCGACGGGTTTATCCACCTGCGTTTCTCGGACGCGTTCTCCCAAGTCGTCGCCGGCCTCATCCTCGGCATGACTCCCGACGAGATCAAAGCGGAGGGTTTCGAACTGGTTAAAGACAGTCTGGGCGAACTGACCAACATGTCCGTGGGTAATTTTAAAAACGGTCTCTGTGACCTGGGTTATCCCTGTAAATTGACGCTGCCGACGATCGTGCGCGGGTCGCATCTGGTGGTGCCGACCGCCAAGGGGGCGACGCGGCGGGTTTATCATTTTGAAATCGCCGGGCACCCGCTGCTGGCCGATTTGCAGCTCAAGGTGGATTGA
- a CDS encoding transposase translates to MAALVSPCRGTLTNLICLCGRAQQDWTADYRLYSRDRVKPAGLFRTVLHELEVNLPALTPLVAAIDDTLVRKTGVKIDGVGWKRDPLGPAFQTNLVRGQRYVQLSAAWPGSDGHARMIPVDFTHAPTPPKPGKKATTDEVQQYTEKKKQQRLNVVALARIQQLRQALPDTRKLVVAGDDSYTNAVVLKGLPAKTVYIGRIRRDAVLNALPGPPAATGRPPVYGAPVQTPEELRTDDTVAWQSVEAYAAGKKHTFKIKTLGPVLWRKAGATLPLQVMVIAPVGYRLRAGSKLLYRQPAFLVCTDPDMPVGDQLQYYLWRWGIEGNFRDEKTLIGTGQAQLRTAASNRNQPAATVAAYALLLIAALLFGDPAGQTPDPPPHLRPPKWRTHSSGASPATSSTGDLLRTLRSECWADQIAPESFSDFTSTDPPSTNSSKAPPFLAEALFRAA, encoded by the coding sequence ATGGCGGCACTGGTTTCACCGTGCCGGGGGACTCTTACCAACCTGATTTGTCTGTGCGGGCGTGCCCAGCAGGACTGGACGGCCGACTACCGGTTGTATTCGCGTGACCGGGTGAAGCCGGCGGGGCTTTTCCGCACGGTCCTCCATGAGCTTGAGGTAAACCTGCCGGCGCTTACCCCGTTGGTGGCCGCCATCGATGACACCCTGGTACGCAAAACCGGGGTCAAGATCGACGGCGTCGGCTGGAAACGCGATCCGCTCGGCCCCGCGTTCCAAACCAACCTGGTGCGCGGCCAGCGCTATGTGCAACTCTCTGCGGCCTGGCCTGGTTCCGACGGACACGCCCGGATGATTCCGGTGGATTTCACCCACGCGCCGACGCCGCCAAAGCCGGGTAAAAAAGCCACTACCGACGAGGTTCAGCAGTACACGGAGAAGAAAAAACAGCAGCGGCTTAATGTCGTCGCGCTCGCCCGCATCCAGCAGCTTCGCCAGGCGCTGCCAGACACGCGCAAACTGGTGGTCGCCGGCGATGACAGTTACACCAATGCGGTCGTACTCAAGGGCCTGCCCGCCAAGACCGTTTATATCGGCCGGATCCGCCGGGACGCCGTGCTCAACGCCCTGCCTGGACCACCCGCGGCCACCGGTCGCCCGCCGGTCTATGGCGCGCCGGTCCAGACCCCGGAAGAGCTGCGCACCGACGACACCGTGGCCTGGCAAAGCGTCGAGGCTTATGCGGCCGGAAAAAAGCACACCTTTAAAATCAAGACCCTCGGGCCGGTGCTGTGGCGTAAAGCCGGGGCGACGCTCCCGTTGCAAGTCATGGTGATCGCCCCGGTGGGCTACCGATTGCGCGCAGGCTCGAAGCTGCTCTATCGCCAGCCTGCCTTCTTGGTTTGCACCGACCCGGATATGCCCGTGGGTGACCAACTCCAGTATTACCTCTGGCGTTGGGGCATCGAGGGAAACTTCCGGGATGAGAAAACCCTGATCGGCACCGGCCAGGCACAACTGCGCACCGCCGCCTCCAACCGCAACCAACCCGCCGCCACCGTCGCCGCCTATGCGCTGTTGTTAATCGCCGCCCTGCTCTTCGGCGATCCTGCGGGGCAAACCCCTGATCCGCCGCCGCATCTTCGCCCGCCCAAATGGCGCACGCACTCTTCGGGCGCCTCGCCTGCGACCAGTTCCACGGGGGACCTCTTGCGCACCCTGCGCAGCGAATGCTGGGCCGACCAGATCGCCCCAGAGAGTTTCTCCGACTTCACGTCGACCGACCCTCCCTCCACGAACTCATCAAAAGCGCCACCCTTCTTGGCTGAAGCACTCTTCCGCGCTGCGTAA
- the rlmN gene encoding 23S rRNA (adenine(2503)-C(2))-methyltransferase RlmN: MSSSLLNLYGLTRAELGALVSGWEISPVHAARLWRYLYLDGAVSLADMPELPARLRAKLEAETTFGHLATTRETHSSDGFTRKYLLGLHDAHLIETVLMRFKGRTTACISSQVGCAMGCVFCATGQMGYTRHLSAAEIVAQAVHVDRVLRSTALDAPALSEGAHASPHHRHERLRNIVLMGMGEPLHNYDSVMKAVDILCDGTGMALGAKKITLSTVGVVPGIIRMTDEKRSVCLAVSLHGATQAERAALVPAARAWPLEALMEACRYYTEKLDRRIFFEWTLIEGKNDGAEQAHAVGALLKGMQAQVNLIPLNPTSGYTGAPSHTGAAKAFQTVLAGYGLPSTVRQRRGIDIGAGCGQLAVAEKTR, encoded by the coding sequence ATGTCGTCTTCCCTCCTCAATCTTTATGGCCTTACCCGTGCCGAACTCGGTGCGCTGGTGAGCGGGTGGGAGATCAGCCCCGTGCACGCGGCGCGGCTCTGGCGTTACCTTTACCTCGATGGCGCCGTCAGCCTGGCCGATATGCCGGAACTGCCCGCGCGGTTGCGCGCGAAGCTGGAGGCCGAAACCACGTTTGGCCACTTGGCAACCACCCGGGAAACCCATTCTAGTGATGGGTTTACCCGCAAATACCTGCTCGGCCTCCACGACGCCCACCTCATCGAAACCGTGCTGATGCGCTTCAAGGGGCGCACCACCGCGTGCATCAGTTCGCAGGTGGGCTGCGCGATGGGCTGCGTGTTTTGCGCCACCGGCCAGATGGGTTACACCCGCCACCTCAGCGCCGCCGAGATCGTCGCGCAGGCCGTTCACGTGGACCGGGTGTTGCGCTCCACGGCACTGGACGCACCGGCGTTGTCCGAGGGCGCGCACGCCTCGCCTCACCACCGCCACGAGCGCCTGCGCAACATCGTGCTCATGGGCATGGGCGAGCCGTTGCACAACTACGACTCGGTCATGAAGGCCGTGGACATCCTGTGCGATGGCACCGGCATGGCGTTGGGGGCCAAAAAAATCACGCTTTCCACCGTCGGTGTGGTGCCGGGCATCATCCGCATGACCGATGAAAAACGCAGCGTGTGCCTCGCGGTTTCGCTGCACGGCGCGACGCAGGCCGAGCGCGCCGCGTTGGTCCCGGCGGCGCGCGCCTGGCCGCTGGAGGCGCTCATGGAAGCCTGCCGCTATTACACCGAAAAGTTGGACCGGCGGATTTTCTTCGAGTGGACGCTCATCGAGGGCAAAAACGACGGCGCCGAACAGGCGCATGCGGTGGGCGCGCTGCTCAAGGGCATGCAAGCGCAGGTGAACCTGATCCCGCTCAACCCGACCTCCGGCTACACGGGCGCGCCCAGCCACACCGGGGCGGCAAAGGCGTTTCAAACGGTTCTGGCGGGCTATGGACTGCCGAGCACGGTCCGGCAGCGGCGCGGCATCGATATCGGCGCCGGTTGCGGCCAGTTGGCCGTGGCGGAGAAGACGAGGTGA